The window CATGCAAAAGTCACAGCTTCAATGGTAGTGAAGAGTGAAGAGAAGAGCCCAATAAGGCTAGTCTCAATCCCAGATGGGCTAGAACCTGGGGATGATCGAAAAGATGTTCTTAAGCTGACACAAAGTATGCTGAAAGTTATGCCAGTCCATTTGATGGACTTGATTGAGAAAATTAATCAGTCAAATGATGATGATCAGATCAGTTGTGTCATTGCTAGTATAGCGGCTGGGTGGGCACTAGAAGTTGCTGAGAAGATGGGAATTAAAAGGGCGGCAGTTTGGCCTGCTGGACCAGGAAACTTGGCTTTTTTACTTCATGTCCCGAAGCTTATTGCGGATGGAATAATAGATACTAAAGGTAAAAATCTTGCTGCTATTAATAATTCTAACTTGTCTATGTTATTAGAAAAGATTTTGATTTACATGTTGAAACCTTATTGAGCAACTCATAATCAAGCATCtttagtattttaatatttggtatAAGAAAGGTGAAAAAGGATAAGAATGTACCGGCCACATAATTAGTGACATATACTTGTTTAattttgagataaaaaaaaaaaaaaaaaataatagttgaATCACCCTGTAGGAACTCCAATAAAAGACAACTCGATCTGGTTGTCAAAGGAAATCCCAGCATGCAGTAGCACTGAGTTGCCTTGGAGCTTTCCaggagactcaaagcaacaaaacattatttttgaatattatgCTTCGAGAGTGAATCATTATGTGAAACAATGCAACTGGCTTCTCTGCAACTCATTCCATGAACTTGACTCAGCGGTCCGCGATTTAATTCCTGGGATCATACCTATTGGCCCATTACTTTTGGGCAATCAATTGAGCAATTATGTTGGAAGCTTTTGGCCTCAGAATTCAACTTGTCTAAGCTGGCTTGATAAACAACCTGTGGGTTCAGTCATTTATGTTGCCTTTGGCAGCATAGCAACCTTTAGCCAGAAACAATTTGATGAACTAGCACATGGTCTTGAACTCATAGGCCAAACTTTTTTGTGGGTTGTCCGATCAGATATAACAGATGGACCACTTGCTGAATTCTTGCATGTGTTTAGAACAAGACTAAATGATCGTGGAATGATTGTTGAATGGGCACCTCAAGAGAAGGTGTTAGACCACCCTTCTATTGCATGTTTTCTAAGCCATTGTGGATGGAATTCAACCTTGGAGGGTATAAGCATGGGAGTCCGATTTCTATGTTGGCCTTTCTTTTCAGACCAATTCCATAATAGGAGTTACATATGTGATGTTTGGAAGATTGGTTTAGGGTTGACCCCAGATGAAAATGGGCTCATCACGAGGcatgaaatcaaaacaaaaatagaaatactACTCTCTGATGATGgtataaaaagaaattcattgGAGCTAAAGAAAATGGCCAAAACGAGTGTAACTGAAGGTGGATCCTCTTCTAAGAATTTTGAAAGCTTTATTGAACAATTAAAGCATTAAGGATGTTATAAAGTATTACTGTTATATTGTTTCTAAGTGTTTTCAAGTATGTCCTTATTAGGATATTATTTTGAATCATGTTCTATAAAAATGAAGCTTTAGATTGAAAGAAATATTGTGCGTGTTTACCAACCTATGTAAGGGTTTGAATTTCCTTAATGGATTGCAAAGTTAGCATCTTTAGTTGAACAAGCTTTTAGTGCTTCTTAGTCTAAACtagcttctttttctttatggcaagagtcttataactcaattaTTTGATATCTcttgtaatattattttttctcatatcaAGTGAGAGCAGGGGGTGAGATATATAATAATGTCAATATGGAGTCTTTTGATAGTTGgtcaattaattttgtttcaatgcGTACGGTCAAACTAATCAGCCATTTGTTAGCtaaatggtttttatttatttttatagatgtGGTAGAATTTTAACCTATAATGTCTGTTTCATAATGATTACTCTTACACATAAGACCAAGACatgaattgatttttggtgCAGGGGGTTTGaatcccaaattttttattggtataaatgcacttttggtctctacattttgcaccttttttttttgtccctatattttatttttaccacttttagttcTTAAACCAATTAACATgtgacatttaagtccttaccATCAGCCAACTATCAGGGAAAGCTGATGTGGCTGACGAAGagaattaaaaatcattttgaaaacattaaaattccACCGTGGCCAAGTTTGCCATGCCACGTGGCCTTCCAGCCCAATTTACTTCACATGTGTTTATCACATGAGTCAACCACCCACTAAACATGGCGCTTATACACCAGAAATCCCTAAATCAGCCATGAATCCCATGAATCACCATCAGCCTCTCTTTGAAACCACCATCATCCAGCTCTGTCACTTGAAACCACCATCATCAACCATTATCAACCAGCTCTGTCACTTGAAGCCACCATCACCATCAACCATCGCTCAAAACCCATCTCTGCCACTTGaaggcaatatatatatatatatatatatattttttttctctctctctctttgtatgTGAAAAGGTATTTGCTCTCTCTATCTATGTCcttatttataactttataaTATGCTTGTTGGTTGGTTTTGGTAGTAGGGGCCACAATGtttttgtatgatttttgtatgcttttgtaTGTTACTTTTGATTGTGGTCCATGTGTTCCCTATGTTCTCTATGTTCCCTATGTGCCCCTGTTGAAGAGAGTTAAGAAAGCCTAATAGTATTGatttttgtatgcttttgtaTGTTACTTTTGATTGTGGTCCATGTGTTCTCTATGTTCTCTGTGTTCCCTATGTGCCACTGTTGAAGAGAGTTAAGAAAGCCTAATAGTATTGTATGAAGGTTTTTTGTGTAATTTGATAACTATGCATGTCTATTTTAGTACAACAGAACTATTGAAGTTAGTGTtgtgttgtgaaaaattatttgattagtgTTGTATTAGTAAATACTTTATTGAGTGTTGTGTTGTTTGTATGcagaatgaaatattttattaggtgTTGTGTTGCTAAATGGGTGTTGTATCATTCTTGCATTGTTTAATTGGTATTGAGGGTATGTTGCATGCAGAGTGAACTACTTCATTTAGTGATGTGTTGGTAAATGAGCAATGTTTTCTTAAATATGagttgttttgttctttttcttaaaCTAGCATTGTTTAATTGGTTTTGAGTGTATGGCATGCAGAATGGATGACGTATTCAGTATATCTGTGCATCATGGTGGCTATTTTACTGAGAACCTTAAAAAATATGTGGGAGGTGAAGTAGATGTAGTTGATAATTGTGACCCTGATAAGTGGTCCAAGAAGAGATAGAGGGTATATGTAGGGACTTTGGATACACACCTGTTAGTAGGCTGTGGTATGCAATGCCTGGTACGGACGAAGAAAGGGCAAACTTCCATTtggttgttgatgatgatgatgccatGTACATGACAAAATTAGTGAAGGGCCATGAAGAGATTCATGTGTATGTGGAGCACCCAATAGATAATCCTATACTAGTTGATAAAAAGGATGTTAGTGAGGGTGTGCAGCCATTGGCAGTGGAGTAAGGCCCTATGGGTTATTATAGTCAttatagtgatgatgatgaccATGATAGGGGTGAATTTTACAGTTTTTATGATAGTGATGACATGTATGCTAATGATCAAACTTTTAACAATAAGGATGAGTCAACTGAGGTGGATGCTGAACATGTGTATGTTAGGAGAGTAGGTGCAGAACTTGTTATTGAGTAGGTTAATACTGATGTTCCCATTGAGGTTGTTGCTTCCCATGTGGGTTCAAGGAGAGTAGGTAAAGAACCTATCATTGAGCACCCACCTGAGGTCTTTATTGTAAGTGATGATAGTGATAGTGGGGGAAGTGGTGGTGGGGGAAGTGGGCTAGATGATGAGGTAGAGTTGAACCATGGTATTCAGGACTTTGTTGAAGACAGTAGTGACAATTGGGATGgtaaggatgatgatgatgatgatgttatTGAATTAGGCCAAATGGGTACTGGTATAAAGAACTCTGATTATGAGAGTGAGGAATAGCACAGTTTGGTGGAATCATAATCTGATGATAAGCTTGGGTATGATAGTGATGATATTTTTGAGGATGATAGAAGTATGCATGTGGGAAATGCTAAGGGACAGAAAAATGAGGAAGTGAAGAAGTTCCCTGTGTTTAATCCAGTGGCTAAGGCAAAGcatatttcttttgaaaaagatATGATGTTTACAACACCCAAGAAATTTAAGGAAGCTATAACAAAATATGTAGTTCATGGTGGATGGGGgatcaaatttgtaaaaaatgacCTGCAAAGGGTAAGAGCTATTTGCCAGGAAAACTGCAAATTTGTTGCCTGTCTAATAAAGGTGCCAAGGGAGAGGAGCTACCGACTAAGGACATTGACTTTGGAACATACATGCTTTAGAAGTTTTAAGATCCCTAGGTGTACTTCATCTAACATTGGGAAGAA of the Quercus robur chromosome 10, dhQueRobu3.1, whole genome shotgun sequence genome contains:
- the LOC126701764 gene encoding UDP-glycosyltransferase 83A1-like, with the protein product MREPEIPLKLCVMDSQGRQPHVLVIPCPVQGQVAPLMKLSHKIVDHGIKVTFVNTEFIHAKVTASMVVKSEEKSPIRLVSIPDGLEPGDDRKDVLKLTQSMLKVMPVHLMDLIEKINQSNDDDQISCVIASIAAGWALEVAEKMGIKRAAVWPAGPGNLAFLLHVPKLIADGIIDTKGTPIKDNSIWLSKEIPACSSTELPWSFPGDSKQQNIIFEYYASRVNHYVKQCNWLLCNSFHELDSAVRDLIPGIIPIGPLLLGNQLSNYVGSFWPQNSTCLSWLDKQPVGSVIYVAFGSIATFSQKQFDELAHGLELIGQTFLWVVRSDITDGPLAEFLHVFRTRLNDRGMIVEWAPQEKVLDHPSIACFLSHCGWNSTLEGISMGVRFLCWPFFSDQFHNRSYICDVWKIGLGLTPDENGLITRHEIKTKIEILLSDDGIKRNSLELKKMAKTSVTEGGSSSKNFESFIEQLKH